The Chroicocephalus ridibundus chromosome 3, bChrRid1.1, whole genome shotgun sequence genome has a segment encoding these proteins:
- the LOC134513596 gene encoding rho-related GTP-binding protein RhoB, producing the protein MAAIRKKLVVVGDGACGKTCLLIVFSKDEFPEVYVPTVFENYVADIEVDGKQVELALWDTAGQEDYDRLRPLSYPDTDVILMCFSVDSPDSLENIPEKWVPEVKHFCPNVPIILVANKKDLRNDEHVRNELARMKQEPVRTEDGRAMAIRIQAYDYLECSAKTKEGVREVFETATRAALQKRYGTQNGCINCCKVL; encoded by the coding sequence ATGGCCGCCATCCGCAAgaagctggtggtggtgggggacgGCGCTTGtggcaagacctgcctcctcatCGTGTTCAGCAAGGATGAGTTCCCCGAGGTCTATGTGCCCACCGTCTTCGAGAACTACGTGGCTGACATCGAGGTGGATGGCAAGCAGGTGGAGCTGGCCCTGTGGGACACGGCTGGCCAGGAAGACTATGACCGCCTGCGCCCTCTTTCCTACCCGGACACTGATGTGATCCTCATGTGCTTCTCTGTGGACAGCCCGGACTCACTGGAGAACATCCCAGAGAAGTGGGTGCCCGAAGTCAAACACTTCTGCCCCAATGTCCCCATCATCCTGGTGGCCAACAAGAAAGACCTGCGCAACGACGAGCACGTGCGGAATGAGCTGGCCCGCATGAAGCAGGAGCCGGTGCGCACCGAGGATGGCCGCGCCATGGCCATTCGCATCCAGGCCTACGACTACCTGGAGTGCTCGGCCAAGACCAAGGAGGGTGTCCGAGAGGTCTTTGAGACGGCCACCCGGGCAGCCTTGCAGAAGCGCTACGGCACCCAGAACGGCTGCATCAACTGCTGCAAAGTCCTATAG